Sequence from the bacterium genome:
TGGGCTGCGCTTCGAGATGGTGCTCACCAACCCGCCGTTCGGCAAGAAATCATCGGTCACGATAGTCGGCGAGAACGGCGAATCACGCCGCGACGATCTCTCCGTCGTGCGCGATGATTTTTGGGCAACAACCTCCAACAAACAGCTAAACTTCGTCCAGCACGTCAAGACGTTGCTGAAAATCGAGGGCCATGCGGCGATCGTGGTACCAGACAACGTGCTCTTCGAGGGCGGTGCCGGCGAAACGGTGCGCCGCCGCTTGCTCCACGAGTGCGACGTGCATACGCTGCTGCGCCTGCCGACTGGCGTCTTCTACGCCCAAGGCGTAAAAGCAAACGTCCTGTTCTTTGACCGGAAACCGGCGTCAGAGACGCCGTCAACGCGCGCGCTGTGGGTCTACGACCTGCGCACGAATATGCACTTCACGTTGAAGGAGAATCCGTTGCGGCGGGAGCATCTCGACGACTTCGTCGCGTGTTACCGTGCTTGCGATCGGGGACAGCGCGTCGAGACCGAGCGATTCCACCGTTTTACCTACGATGAACTGATAACGCGCGACAAGCTGAGCCTTGATCTCTTCTGGTTGCGCGACGAATCGCTCGAAGATGCCGCTAATTTGCCCGAGCCGGCTGTAATCGCCGCAGAGATTGTGGAGGATCTCGAAGCCGCCCTCGCCGAGTTCAGCGAAGTGGCTGCGGCGCTTCACTCCCTGTCCTCGGAACACCCCCCTGCTGCAACGGTTAAATAGGCAAATGAGCAGGTCGTGCTCCGGCATCTACAATCGGTTGAAGAGTTCGGAAGTCCAGCGGGTGGCATTCAGGAAAGGTAGTACGATCTGCAACGTGTGCCGACAGAAGCACAACCTGACCTACGATCACATTCCGCCGCAGTGTTGCGGGAATGACAGAGCCATCGTCGCGCGCCGCATCTACGCCGCTGAGTTGGTCGCCCGACAAGTTGATTCGCGCTCTCACAACGGCCTGAAGTATCGAACGCTTTGCAAGAGCTGTAATGGAAGGCTCATCGGCCGCTGGGACGATGCGCTCGGAGAGTTCACCAGGCAGGTCGAATCCATCGTCTCACCCGCCCTAGCGTTA
This genomic interval carries:
- a CDS encoding SAM-dependent DNA methyltransferase, which translates into the protein GLRFEMVLTNPPFGKKSSVTIVGENGESRRDDLSVVRDDFWATTSNKQLNFVQHVKTLLKIEGHAAIVVPDNVLFEGGAGETVRRRLLHECDVHTLLRLPTGVFYAQGVKANVLFFDRKPASETPSTRALWVYDLRTNMHFTLKENPLRREHLDDFVACYRACDRGQRVETERFHRFTYDELITRDKLSLDLFWLRDESLEDAANLPEPAVIAAEIVEDLEAALAEFSEVAAALHSLSSEHPPAATVK